ATAGTCGCTCCACTCGCCGGTGCGAGGACACGGGCCATACGGCACAATCGAGCGGGTATTTGGAAAGATATCGCTGGAAAACGTGTATCGGCCGTCTGTTGCAGCGTGCAGGTGCGCCACTGTCGTGAAGGGAATTGCCATGGGCATTACCAGTCCGCCGGTGTAATCGGTGTGTTCTCCGATCAGGTTCACGCGGGCAGGCGCAACAAAATCTACTTGCTGTCTCACAGACGTTTGTTCAGAAGGTCTCATTCATTCGCTTTCCACTGCTTTACCACTCTATCGCTCAGGCGGTTACATGCTTCTTACTTTCGATTATCTCCAAACTGCATTCAACCCGACGCAAGCGAATATCAAAAGGATTGAAAGCAGCCACAACAACCGAGGTGTGCCTCGCAACGAGAAATCCATTTGTAGCCGCACCCCAGCAGTAATACCCGCGGGACCCCGCACGCTTGTTATCCATGCCACGAGAACCGCCGCGCCAAACGCATACATCGCGGCATAGAAGTTTGCGCTCATCACGCTGCCGTAATGCAGCCAGCCGAGGCTGAATGCTGCGAGATGCAGGAGCGCGATGGCCGTGCCGCTCAGGAATCCGATGATCGCGCCGCGCTCGGTAGTTCGACGTGTGGTCATGCCAAGCAGAAAGATTGCGAAGAATGGCGCGCCGAAGACAGAAAAGATCATCTGTACGTGCTCCATCAAATCGGAGAACAAGAAGCTGAAGTATGACGCGAGGATGCTAACCAGAACTGCGGTGACGGTCGCGACACGCCCCATGATCAAATAGTGACGGTCAGGCTTTTGTCTGACCAGGTGTGCTTGATAGATGTCCTCCGTCCACAACGCAGCGAACGCGGACACATTGGCGGCCAATGCAGACATGAGGCTTGCCGCGATCGCGGTGAGACCGAGGCCAAGCAGGGAGGGACCGTACGACTGTCTCATCAACGCCGGTAGCGCCTGATCGAACCGCTGCGAATGTCCCAGTTCTGGGAGCAATCGGTGTGCCGCCAGGCCAGGCACCACAACGAGCATCGAGAAGCCGAGTTTCCCAAAGCCTGCCCACAGCGGAACCTGGCGCGCCGCGTCATCCGTGCGCGCGGCGAATGCCCGCTGCATCAGCACGAAATCCGTACACCAGTAGCCGAAACTGAGCACGAACCCGAGGCCGACGATAATTCCCAGCGCATCCATCGGGGCCATGTGCGAAACCACCGGCAGGCCGCGCCACATATGGTCGCGCCGCTCGTCGGAAACCCATGCCCCGTAGCTCCAATATCGAATTGTCAGTGGAAGTAGGCCGGCGATCATTACTCCAAGCTGAAGGACCTGGTTGTAGATCGTTGCGCGAACACCGCCCAGCAAAACATATACAAGCACCACGCCCCCGGCGACGAGAGCACTTGCAGCAAACCTGATTCCAGCGACCACCTGAAGCACCTGCGCGATGGCATAGAGGCTGATTCCCGCGAAGAGCAGGGAAGTCACGGCCAGCACACAGGCGTTTACGAGACGAATGCCGGCGCCGTAGCGGTATTCAAGATACTCAGGAACGCTTCGGATTCCGCTGCGTCGATAGACGGGCATCATCCAGATGGAGAGAAAGATCATCGCCGGAATCGCGCCGATGCAATAGAAGTGGAAGGCCTCTGCTCCGTACTGCGCGGCCATTGCGCTCATCCCCACGACCTCGAGCGCCCCGCAGTTGGCTGCGAGAAACGCCGCGGTCACAAGCGGAAGTGGGAGAGCGCGGCTCGCATTCAAAAACGCGTTGGCGCTGCCGCTGCTGCGGCGTCGCGTGAGCCAGCCGATCAAGATTGTCGTCGCGAAATAAGCCGGAAGAATTGCGATCCCGAGAGACGCGCGAAAGAAGTTCGGCATCAGTGCTGCCTCATCGCTCCGGTTGCGGCGCGTACGCAGTGATCTCGAAGGGTCGCGTCTTCATACCCGTACTATACGCAGGGACCGATGGTCGGGTGACTTAGCGCAACCCAAAGCCGCGCGTTGGTGATAAAACTATTGCCACCTCATGAGCCGCAACTCCAACGGAAGCGGTGAAGACCGCCCTATAAGCCTGAAGGGACTCGCAGAGCACCTCGGGCTGTCGCCTGCAACCGTGTCGCTGGTTGTGAACAACGCGCCGGGGGCAAAGACGATCGCGCCCAAGACACGAGAGCGCGTGCTTGCTGCGGCGCAGAAGCTGAACTATCGGCCAAATTTCCTCGCTCGCTCTTTGCGTACGCGGCAGACGTTCACAATTGGCGTGATCGTGCCGGAGTTCAGTGAGGGTTATTTCACGATGGTGATGAATGGCGTCGAAGAGCATCTGCTGCAGGCCGGCTATCTGCACTTCGTCGTCAGCCATCAGGGGCGCCCGGATTTGCTTGAGGGCTATCCGCGTGTGCTGACGGAGCGCGCCGTCGACGGCTTCATTCTCGTGAATACCATGCTGACCGAGTCTGTTAATGTTCCCGTGGTTTCCATCTCGGGACACAAGCGGATGCGCGGCGTGACCAACGTGATGCTCGATCATGACCACTCCGCATCGCTGGCACTCCAGCACCTTTACGATCTCGGCCATCGCGATATCGCCTTCATGAAGGGCCAGCCGCATGCGCTCGACTCCGAATCGCGCTGGCAAAGCATCCGCCAGATCGCCGAGCGTATCGGCATCCGCATGCGCCCGGAGCTTTGCGTGCACATACGGAATAATTCCTGGTCACCGGAGCTAGGCTATCCCGTGGTGAAAGATCTGCTCGCATCCGGCCATCACTTCACCGCGATCTTCTGCTTCAACGATATCGCCGCGATCGGGGCCATTCGCGCCATCAAAGATGCCGGCCTGCGCTGTCCCGAGGATATTTCCGTCGTTGGCTTCGACGACATTTCCAGCGCGGCTTACCACACGCCCAGCCTGACGACGATCCGGCAGCCGCTACGCCGCATGGGAGAGATGGCTGCGCAGCAATTGCTGAAGCGCATCCAGAATCCGAATGAAGCGTTCCCCGACACCATTATGTTTGAGCCCGAGTTGATGCAGCGCGAGTCCACAATGGCAATCTCTGCTGCATCCAGTGCGAAAAAGCGCAGCACTACCGCGGAGGCTAAGCCAACCCGCCGCGGGCGATCACGTCGCGATAGAACATAGCACTCATCTTTGGCGTCCGCTTTTGCGTGGCGTAATCCACGTAAACAATCCCGAAACGCTTCCCGTAGCCGTCCGCCCACTCGAAGTTGTCCAGCAGACTCCAGACGAAATACCCCTTCACAGGCACACCCTCCGCGATCGCCCGATGGAGCTGCCCCAGATAATTGCGTAGATACATGATGCGATCCGAGTCGACGACCATGCCGTCACTCTGCGGCACATCAGACGAAGAGGCGCCATTCTCTGTGATGTAAAGTTCCTCCGGGCTCCAGAGCTGGTTCACAAGCCGCGTAGCCCAGTAGATCGACTCCGGCCCGACGTACAGCCACGGGCTGTACATATGCGGGAACGATGCCGGCGGCGTGACAACCGCATAGCCAGATTCGGAGTCATCGGCACGCACGTAAGTCGGCTGATAAATGTTCAGGCCAACGAAATCCAGCGGCGACGAAATGATCTTCATCTCCTCCGCGGTGAACTTCGGCGCGTCAGGGCCAAGCCGCCGCAGATACGCATCCGTATATTTCCCCTCGCGAATCACCGTCAGATATTGCGCGTTTTGCTCGCGCATCGCGCGTGTTGCGGCCTGAATGTGAGGTGCCGTTTCAATCAGCGGAGTCGTCGCCTGCACGTTGTCCGCGATGCCAACCTGCGTTCCCGGGCGCGCAGCCGCGCGAATCGCGCACACAGCCATCCCGTGCCCAAGCACGGCATAGTGGTTCAGTTGGGCGACTCGCGCCGGGCTCAGCTTCAGTCCCGGAGCATGCGTACCCTGCTGATATCCCAGCTCCACAAACGAGCGAATCTCGTTCATCGTCATGAACCGATGAATGCGGTCAGAGAGCTTGCCCGTGACGTATCCCGCGTAATCCGCAAATGCCTTCGCTGTGTCGCGGTTCTCCCACCCGCCCTTGTCCTGCAGAGCCTGAGGCAGGTCCCAGTGGTAAAGCGTGCAGAACGGTTCAATTCCGTTCGCTAGCAGCTCGTCAACGACATGGCTATAGAAGTCCAACCCCTTTGGATTCGGCGCTCCGGTGCCCGCCGGGAAAATGCGCGACCACGCAATCGAAAACCGGTAGCTGCGTAGTCCGAGTTCCTTCATCAGCGCAATATCCTGCTTGTACCGATGGTAGTAATCGGTCGAAACATCGCCCGTGTCGCCCGCAGCCACGGCCCCAGCCATGTGGCAGAAGGTATCCCAGATCGTCGGTCCGCGACCGTCCTCACGAACAGCGCCCTCCACCTGATACGAAGCTGTAGCTGAACCCCAGAGGAACCCCTGCGGGAAGGGCATGCGCGCCGGTGCAGCCGACTCGGGCCTCGCTTCAGCCATCAACGGCGACGCCGATGCTGAACCAACAGCAGCGGCAACGAGACGCGCGAAGGTGCGCCTGGAAAATGAATTCTTCAAACATTCACCTCGGACCGAGCATTATTTGCGCGTTCTCAAAAACAGGCTGAAAGTGTGCACAGAATCCTTTACTAAATCGATTAGCCTGATGGCAAGAATAATCTGCATTCCTATTCGATTTTGACGTCCGGATAGGTGCGTTGGTCCATAGGCTGTTGACCTGGACGACCTACCGGCGCCCCTGCGATAAACTTCGAGCGATGAACCGAAGAGAATTTCTGGCGGCCTCCGCCGCAGCCGTGTGGAGTCTCCGATCGTCTGCGCAGCGCCACAGCTATGCCACGACAATCGACGTCGCAAGGGTCGATCGCAGTCGCATCCTTAGCGCCGCAAACCGATATCTCGACGAGCAGCCGAAGACCATCACCTGCGTGCGGGCCACACGCAGCGAAGGAGGACCGCACGACTACTTCTCCGAAGGAGACTACTGGTGGCCCGACCCCAGCAGCCCGAACGGCCCCTACATCCGTCGCGATGGCATGTCCAACCCGGCAAACTTCAATGATCATCGCGAGCTGCTCATTCGCCTCAGTCTGCAGGTGCCGGCCCTGACGGCCGCCTGGGCGATCACAAAGAAGACTCTGTACGCCGCAAAAGCCGCTGACCACCTCCGCGCCTGGTTCGTGAACCCTGACACTCGCATGAACCCTGATCTGCAATATGCGCAGGCCATTCACGGAATCACTCCTGGCCGCGGCACGGGCATCATCGACACGCTTCATCTCGTCGAGGTCGCCCGCTCAGCCTCGTGGCTCGAGCCCTCTGGCTCGCTCAAGCCCGCCGAAATAAACGCCATCCGCCGCTGGTTCGCCGACTACACCACGTGGATGACCACCTCAAAGAACGGCCTCGAGGAGAAGGCCGCCAAGAACAATCACGGCACCTGCTGGGTCGCGCAGGTCGCGGAGTTCGCGCGCTTCACGCACGACGACTCAAAGGTCGCAGAGTGCCGCGAACTCTTCCGAACCAAGCTGGTTCCGGACCAGATCGCACCCGACGGCCGTCTTCCGCTCGAGCTCGCGCGCACGAAGCCTTACAGTTACTCGCTGTTCGACATGGACGCACTCTCCGCGATCTGCCAGATCGCCAGCGCCCCGGGGGACAACCTTTGGACTTTTGCCACACCCGATGGCCGCGGCATCCGCAAGACCATCGACTTCATGTTCCCGTTCATTCAGAACAAATCGAAGTGGTCGTTCCCGCATGACGTCGAGTACTTCGACGATCTGCCGGTGCGGCAGCCCAGCCTGCTCTTCGCCGGCCTCGCCTACAAGGACGACGCGTACATCGCACTCTGGCGGACGCTCAATCCCGATCCCGCTGTCCCTGAGATCATCCGCAACTTTCCGATTCGACAGCCCGTGCTCTGGGTCAACGAGCCTGCATAACGCGGCTCCTACTGCATCGTTCCCGAATTCAGCACCAGGGCGACAGCGCTCCGCAGTCGCGCCGAACCACCGTCGTAAGCAGGCCGCAGCACAGCGCCGGAGCTCAGCGCGTGCCGCCGCATCTCGGCCTCAATCGTCGGCCCGAATCTGTACCACGCCGAGGTGAAGTCCCCGACAATCACGATCTCTTTCGGCGCCAGCGCAGTTGCAATCATGCGCAGCCCACGGCCCAGGTTGATGGACATCCTCTCCAGCGCGGCAATCGCGATCGCGTCGCCGGCATGCGCGGCGGACAGCAGAGTGCCGAAGGTTGTCCCTGCAGCTCCGCCTGACTCCACGAAGTGACGCAGTGCCGCGCGGTTGGACGCGAGCGTCTCCCAGCAACCGTTGTTTCCGCACCCGCATGGCGGCCCGTCCGGGTCAAGCTGCACATGGCCGAATTCGCCCGCCATTCCTTTGTCTCCGCGAATCAGGCGGCCATTCGCAAGAATGCCTGTGCCGATACCCTCGGAGACATTGACGACGACGAGATCATGCGCGCCATCGCTCTCGCCGAACCAAACCTCGGCCAGCGCGCATGCATTCGCCACGTTATCCATCTCCACCCGCAGCCCGGTTGCCTTCGCGATGCGCTTGCGGATGTCCCGGAAAGGGAAGTGAAGGTTTGGTGCGAAGATGGGGTCCTCTCGCACGGGATCCGTACGGCCGGGCAGGCACACGCCGATTCCATCAAAGGCCTTCTGCTTGTGCTCCGTAATCATCTTCTTGATGGCCGAAACAATCGCTGCCACGGAGCGCTGGCTCTCTGGAATGTCGACCAGCTTCTGGGCCAGAATCTTGCCGCCGAGGTCCGAGATGGCAAGCGTGATCTGTTCCGGATGAATATCGAGCGCGAGCACCGCGCGCTGTGAGTTCAACTGCAGAAACGTCGGTCGGCGTCCGCGCGGCAATCTCCCCGTCGGCCCCTCCACCACCAGCCGATCGGCAATAAGCTCTTCGATAATCAGCGAAACAGTGCTTCGCTGCAGCCCGGAGACGCGCGCCAGGTCCGCCCGTGAGATCGGCTGCTGCTTCCGCACAAGATTCAAAATCAGATTGCGGTTGATCTGGCGCGGAGTCCGGTTCGAGGCACTCTGGCGTTCCGAAGGAAGAAGGTACTGTCGCGTAATGGGCAAACTTACCGCCGGATTCCAGCACGCTCGTGCAGTTGGTATAAAAGGCGGAATTAGTCTACAGCATGAGCAAAATACTGTCAGCGCTATGCCATTCAACTACATGGAACAACAGAGACCTATGGGCTGGCGTTGCTGCTCGGGTCCGTTGGCAAGCAGACTTTGTTCACGCCCTCGAACTTTATTGCGAACTATCTTGCAGGAGGATGGGCAATCCGCTTTTCTCCGCG
This Acidobacteriaceae bacterium DNA region includes the following protein-coding sequences:
- a CDS encoding ROK family transcriptional regulator; this translates as MPITRQYLLPSERQSASNRTPRQINRNLILNLVRKQQPISRADLARVSGLQRSTVSLIIEELIADRLVVEGPTGRLPRGRRPTFLQLNSQRAVLALDIHPEQITLAISDLGGKILAQKLVDIPESQRSVAAIVSAIKKMITEHKQKAFDGIGVCLPGRTDPVREDPIFAPNLHFPFRDIRKRIAKATGLRVEMDNVANACALAEVWFGESDGAHDLVVVNVSEGIGTGILANGRLIRGDKGMAGEFGHVQLDPDGPPCGCGNNGCWETLASNRAALRHFVESGGAAGTTFGTLLSAAHAGDAIAIAALERMSINLGRGLRMIATALAPKEIVIVGDFTSAWYRFGPTIEAEMRRHALSSGAVLRPAYDGGSARLRSAVALVLNSGTMQ
- a CDS encoding LacI family DNA-binding transcriptional regulator; the encoded protein is MSRNSNGSGEDRPISLKGLAEHLGLSPATVSLVVNNAPGAKTIAPKTRERVLAAAQKLNYRPNFLARSLRTRQTFTIGVIVPEFSEGYFTMVMNGVEEHLLQAGYLHFVVSHQGRPDLLEGYPRVLTERAVDGFILVNTMLTESVNVPVVSISGHKRMRGVTNVMLDHDHSASLALQHLYDLGHRDIAFMKGQPHALDSESRWQSIRQIAERIGIRMRPELCVHIRNNSWSPELGYPVVKDLLASGHHFTAIFCFNDIAAIGAIRAIKDAGLRCPEDISVVGFDDISSAAYHTPSLTTIRQPLRRMGEMAAQQLLKRIQNPNEAFPDTIMFEPELMQRESTMAISAASSAKKRSTTAEAKPTRRGRSRRDRT
- a CDS encoding alginate lyase family protein, giving the protein MNRREFLAASAAAVWSLRSSAQRHSYATTIDVARVDRSRILSAANRYLDEQPKTITCVRATRSEGGPHDYFSEGDYWWPDPSSPNGPYIRRDGMSNPANFNDHRELLIRLSLQVPALTAAWAITKKTLYAAKAADHLRAWFVNPDTRMNPDLQYAQAIHGITPGRGTGIIDTLHLVEVARSASWLEPSGSLKPAEINAIRRWFADYTTWMTTSKNGLEEKAAKNNHGTCWVAQVAEFARFTHDDSKVAECRELFRTKLVPDQIAPDGRLPLELARTKPYSYSLFDMDALSAICQIASAPGDNLWTFATPDGRGIRKTIDFMFPFIQNKSKWSFPHDVEYFDDLPVRQPSLLFAGLAYKDDAYIALWRTLNPDPAVPEIIRNFPIRQPVLWVNEPA
- a CDS encoding GH1 family beta-glucosidase produces the protein MAEARPESAAPARMPFPQGFLWGSATASYQVEGAVREDGRGPTIWDTFCHMAGAVAAGDTGDVSTDYYHRYKQDIALMKELGLRSYRFSIAWSRIFPAGTGAPNPKGLDFYSHVVDELLANGIEPFCTLYHWDLPQALQDKGGWENRDTAKAFADYAGYVTGKLSDRIHRFMTMNEIRSFVELGYQQGTHAPGLKLSPARVAQLNHYAVLGHGMAVCAIRAAARPGTQVGIADNVQATTPLIETAPHIQAATRAMREQNAQYLTVIREGKYTDAYLRRLGPDAPKFTAEEMKIISSPLDFVGLNIYQPTYVRADDSESGYAVVTPPASFPHMYSPWLYVGPESIYWATRLVNQLWSPEELYITENGASSSDVPQSDGMVVDSDRIMYLRNYLGQLHRAIAEGVPVKGYFVWSLLDNFEWADGYGKRFGIVYVDYATQKRTPKMSAMFYRDVIARGGLA
- a CDS encoding sodium/solute symporter (Members of the Solute:Sodium Symporter (SSS), TC 2.A.21 as described in tcdb.org, catalyze solute:Na+ symport. Known solutes for members of the family include sugars, amino acids, nucleosides, inositols, vitamins, urea or anions, depending on the system.) encodes the protein MPNFFRASLGIAILPAYFATTILIGWLTRRRSSGSANAFLNASRALPLPLVTAAFLAANCGALEVVGMSAMAAQYGAEAFHFYCIGAIPAMIFLSIWMMPVYRRSGIRSVPEYLEYRYGAGIRLVNACVLAVTSLLFAGISLYAIAQVLQVVAGIRFAASALVAGGVVLVYVLLGGVRATIYNQVLQLGVMIAGLLPLTIRYWSYGAWVSDERRDHMWRGLPVVSHMAPMDALGIIVGLGFVLSFGYWCTDFVLMQRAFAARTDDAARQVPLWAGFGKLGFSMLVVVPGLAAHRLLPELGHSQRFDQALPALMRQSYGPSLLGLGLTAIAASLMSALAANVSAFAALWTEDIYQAHLVRQKPDRHYLIMGRVATVTAVLVSILASYFSFLFSDLMEHVQMIFSVFGAPFFAIFLLGMTTRRTTERGAIIGFLSGTAIALLHLAAFSLGWLHYGSVMSANFYAAMYAFGAAVLVAWITSVRGPAGITAGVRLQMDFSLRGTPRLLWLLSILLIFACVGLNAVWR